From the Candidatus Brocadia sp. genome, the window AAATTGGATGCCGTTATCTCTCTTTCCGGAGATGGCGAGTATGAATTGGAAGAACATTCAGGTCTACTCAAACGGATGGCCAATGTTGAACATCTGGAAATCGGCAAAGACCTTGCAAGACCCGACAACTCTGCTTCTGAAGTTATTGGTAGAATACAGGCTTTTGTACCACTTGCGGGAATTATTGATCCAATTGCAGAAAAGGAGCGCCAATCAAAACATCTAAAACAACTCGAAGATTACTTAATGGTGGTACGACGCAAGCTTGAAAATAGAAATTTTGCTGCAAGGGCACCCGCCCATGTGGTGACAATGGAACAAAATCGGGAAAAGGAATTGTTAGAACAAATATCAAAAATAAAACTTATTTTGAATGACCTTGGATAAAGTGCTATGAAAAGACTGTATTTGATTATTTTATTCTGTGGAACTTTGCCATATTTTGTTTTGGTTTCGTTCATTTACGCGGGTGCTTCTACCACAAAGGCACTGACTAAAAAATGTCCAACATGCAATAAATTGTTCTCAGAAAAAACAAAATTTTGCGGTGATGATGGAACTCAATTAGTAGATATCCCTATGAAGATGATTTGTCCTGAGTGCAAAAAAGAAGGGGCTCAAGGTGAAAAATTTTGTAAGGAACATGGCAAAAAACTTGTTCCATTTACAGAACCACCCTCTATCCAGGAAGCTGATGCTTTAAAACAAAAAAAAGACCTTGCTAAAAAGCATTATAAAGAAGGCAATGATTACTGCGATGCTGAATCATATGATTTAGCAATAGAGGCATACAAAAAGGCCGAAGAGGCATTCCCGGATTTTCCTGCATTACATTACAACATGGGATGGCTTTACAGTAAACTTGGGAATGCCGAGCAGGCCATTTATCATCTGCAAAAGTACATTGTTCTTGCTCCGGATGCCAGTGATATTACTGAGGTACAGAGTTACGTTGTCGTTCTAAAAAACGCAGTAGAAAAAGGTAAGCAAGTTATGGATACCTTCAAAAACAGAGACGAAATCATGAAGAAGGCGCTCATAGAACAAAAACAAAAATACGGGAGTGTCGTCGTGCCGGAAGGTGAGTTTATTATGGGTACAAACGATGCAAGAGAGGATGCCTATCCTGAACATAAGGTTTACCTCGATGCATTCGAAATTGACCGTTATGAAGTAACAAACGCACAGTACTGGGAATTCCTGGATTATATGAAGAAGACAAATGATCACAGCAAATGTTTTAAAGGAGAGCCCAGCGGAAAGGACCATACTCCGCGATTCTGGGATAATGAGTACTATAATGTCCCTGACTACCCTGTTGTACGGATTGATTGGTATGATGCCTATGCTTACGCAGCCTGGGCGGGGAAACGGCTTCCCACAGAGGCAGAATGGGAAAAGGCGGCGAGGGGACTTGACGGAAGAAAGTTCCCGTGGGGAAATGAATGGGACCCTGCACGATGCAATCTCAGTGGTGAGCCGAAACCAGTTGGTAGCGTTGAAAACGGAAAAAGCGTTTACGGTTGTTACGATATGGCAGGAAGTGTTTATGAATGGTGCGCCGATTGGTATCTTGATACATATTATGCAGAATCCCCCCACAAAAATCCAAAGGGTCCTGATACCGGTCTTCGGCGCATTATACGAGGGGGTTCACGTTTTTCACAACCCTTCCAGGTACGAACAAATACAAGAAAATCAGAACAACCAAACTTATTTAATTTAAGCGTAGGTTTTCGATGTGCAAAGGATGTAAAAAAGAAATAATTCAAGCAATAATTATCCACTTTTTGTTTAAAAATCACAGTATATGCATTATAATATGCAATATACATCATTTTAAGTTAACAATTATTATTTGAAAGGAGCGAATGCGTGAAACGTATTGGATATTTTGTAAGCGTTGTTGGAATTGCATTTATGGTATTAACATCTTATACAGTCAAGATGACATATGCATCGAGTTGTTGTGGCACGAAGGAAGCCTCTGCTGCTGAAAAGTCAGAAACAAAGTGCGTGGTTTGCGGCAAGGCAGTTGAGAAGGATAAAGGCGTAATGGTAGAGTGTGAAGGGAAAAAGGTTACTTTGTGTTGTAACGACTGTGCAACTGTATTTAAAAAAGACCCTTGTAAGTTCTGTGATGATGAAAAATGTGAAAAACGTAAAGAACATCATCACGAAGAAGGTCATCATTAAAAGATAATTCACAACAACAAATTAACAAGAACATGAGAAAAAGGCGTTCTTACAACAGAAAAATGTAAGAATGCCTTTTTTATTTCTTGGCCTATTCAGGCTGTCTCTGGTTTTGCTGCTTTCGAATCAATTCCTTTATCTTATCTTTCAGTTCTTTCAAGTCTGATGACTTAATAATATAAGCATCGGCCGCCCATGACATAAAATCATCCTTGTAACTGCTATAAGCAGTGTTAATAATAATAGGTATCTTCCTATGCTCGTTTAAGATTTTCCCCATCGCCTCGATCCCGTTCATTTTAGGCATATTAATATCCATTACAATCAGATCCGGCAATTGTTCCCTTACCTTTATTATAGCCTCCAGGCCATCCTTCGCTGTAATAATGTTATATCCTTCTAATGACAATTCGTGTTTATAGAGCAAAAGTTGATTTTTATCGTCCTCTACCACGAGAATAGTTTTCATCATTCGCCCTCCTTAAAAAATGCACTTGTCTTTTTTACCGGTAAGAAGACAGAAAAAGTTGTTCCCTCGTGTAATGAACTTTTCATTTTTATATAGCCTTGATGGTCTTCTACGATCTTGCGGGATACTGCCAATCCTACACCCGTCCCGTCTACCTTTGTTGTAAAAAAAGGCATAAAAATGTTTTGCATTGCTTCTATTGTCATACCCCCACCGGTATCTGATATATTAATTTTCACGTATTCATTTTCCACCATAGTTTCTATTATCAGAGTACCGCCATCGGTCATTGACTCTACTGCGTTTTTTATAAGATTTAAAAATACTTGTTTGATTTGGGTGGGGTCTATATTAATTTTCGGTATAGTTGTATCCAATTTTTTTATCAACTGAATGCGGTTGTTTTTAAAATACGGATCCATTAAGGAGCATGTATTTTCTAATATTTCATTTATTTGAGTCAGCACTTTAACCGGCGCTTGTTCTACGGGTTTACTAAAATCCATAATATTCGCAAGGATTTTTTCTAATCGACCAACTTCTTCAACAATAATCTCTATATTTTGTCTAGTCTGTTTATTGTTAATAGAATCCCGCAAAATCGCCCTGGCAAACCCACCTACCGTCACCAGTGGATTACGGATCTCATGCGCAATATATGCCGCCATGTTTCCTATAACGGCAAGCCGCTCAGAACGAATTAGTCTTTCCTGAGTATCTTTGAGCTGTTGAATCTTTTCTTCGAGTTTTTCATATGCTTCTGCATTTGCAATTGCCAATGCCGCACGGTTAGCAAAAATACTTAAAAGTTCAACCTGTTCCTCTGTTATTGGTTTGTGGCTGTAAACATTATCGGCACAAATTACTCCAATCGCTTCGTCTTTAACCACTAATGGCACACAAACAAATTCGTTCGCATTAATCATGCTTACAAATTTTTTATTACTCTTTGGATTATGAAAGGCATCCTTTTCCAAAATAGGTTTTTTTGTTTTTACACATGAAACGATGATTTCTTTTTCATCTGCTAAAGAATAAGCCATCAGTCGTGTAATCATGTGCAAGGGAGTATCCTCACGATAATGGTCTTCTGATACTTTAATAAGGTCCTCTAATTTTTCATACTTACTGGCTATTTCGCTCCATATCTTATTTGCCTCTTCCCAACTGGAGGGACCAACGGCCATCTTACCATAGACAATATCCCGTTCCTTATCCACCAGAAAAAGCCTTGCACGGTTAAACCCCAATGCAGTTCCGGCGGTAACACAGGTCAAAATTAAGTGAAGTAACCGATCGGTTTGCAGCGGCCCCTGCATCAACTCTGCAAGTTTTCGCAATAAAGAAAGTCGATGGATCTTCTCTTCCTGCTCTGTGGTATCTATCGAGAGTTTAAGTAACTGGATAATAGAACCATTTTCGTTTCTGATAGGTAGAGAAATATTCTTAACATACTTTCTTTCTCCTTTTTCTGTAATTAACTGGATCTCACTAAACTGTTTTTTACCACTTGACAGCGTTTTAAGAACAGAACAATATTTCGTCTCCTTGCATTCACATTTATAAATCTCACGGCAATTTTTCCCTACGGGATCATCCCTTAAGTTGAGCATTTTAGAAAGGGTCTTATTAGCCCAAACAATATTCAGATCTTTATCCATTACGGACAATCCGGCATCGAGCGCATCCACGAGGTCGTTTACGACATTGTCGAATTTATCTTTTAAAATGTGTGGTAACACCATAATCCACTCTTCATATTTGACATGACTCATCTCATAGGTACACTTACAAGTTTTTTTATCGTCTTTTTGATTATAACATATCCCAAAAATCCGCATAAAAAAAATGAAAATTCCTATACCGTCAAATCATTCTTCTTTAGCGATTTTTTATAAAGTGCAGCTTATTCTCTTGCGCTTCTTTCCCAGGACCAATCCTGTGCCATCCCATTTTTCATAAGATTAGTCCATTGCATCTTGTTCTTAAATAAATCCACCCGTCTTCACGATTGCACTACCACTGCTTTCTTTTCTATATTTACATTTCTAAGAAATTCTGCTGCATGCTCCGGTGTTACTGTATTTATGTAAAAACCACTACCCCATTCAAAACCTGCAACCCTTGTTAAACGTGGGATAATTTCGATGTGCCAGTGATAATGTTCTATTTCTCCAAAAATAAATGGCGTTGTATGGACAATATAATTGTAAGGGGGGAACTCAAGGGATGCCTCAAGCTTAAGAAGAACTGCACGTAACACTTGTGCCAATTCTTCGATCTCCAGCTTCTGCAAATTCTCAAAATGTGAAGAATGTATTTTTGACAAAATCCATGTCTCGAAAGGGAATCGTGAGGCATACGGTGCAAAGGCAACAAAGGTATCACCTTCCAGCACGATTCGCGTCCCGGTAGATAACTCTTGTTGAACCATATCGCAAAGTAAACAACGGCCTCTGTATTTGTAAAATTCTTCGCATCCATTCATCTCGTGCATAACTGATATCGGCACAATTGGTGTAACAATTAATTGTGAATGGGAATGTTCCAGGGTAGCGCCTGCAGCCGTACCTACATTTTTGAAAAGTAATCCGTAAATAAATCGTTTATCTTTTTTTAAATCCACGAGTCGGTCCCTGTATGTCCACAACATCTCCTCCACTTGTTTGTTATCAAGTTCTGTCAAAGAAGTGACATGCTTCGGGCTTTCAATAATCACTTCATGCGCCCCAATACCGTTCATCGAATCGTAGATTCCTTCACCATGTTTGTTTAAATTACCCTCAATTTTTAACGCGGGAAATTTGTTTGGTACTACCCTCACTCGCCATCCTTTTGTATTGGATTGAGTGCCTCTTTCTCTATATGCCATAATCTCTGGTGGTGTCTTGTCTTCATTTCCTTCACAAAAAGGGCAAAAACCACCTCTAATAGACTGTGGTTCCGATTTAAAATCAGTCGGACGCATTGCCCTTTCTGTAGCAATAATTACCCAACGACCAGAAACGGGGTCTTTTCGAAGCTCCGGCATTTTTATCGTCCTCCATTGTCTTTTTGGAAATTAATCTTGTGGTCCCTGGCGTTGTTACACCTGCCACATCATTCTTTCAAAATCTTTCGATGGTACAGAAAAACAAAATACCGTCCTAAGGGGCATCCTTTGAGTAACCTCATCCTCTTTCACCAGTTCAATAAAAAATTCTACATCTATTCCCGGGAAAAGGCCTAAATCTACAAAAGGACAGGATAATTCAATTATTTTATTCAAGGAAATACTACAAAAATCTTTCCTTTCGTAAGTATGACTTTTATTTTTTATCTTAAATCTCAATGGTTTATCGGCAAAAAAAGAAGTATATAATTGCAATTCCTCTGGCTGGACAAAAGTAATTACCAGTCTTCCCTTATTAATATATTGAGAAAACAAATCTTCGTGAAAATCTACCCTTATAAATAAAGTATCTATATCAAATCCAAAGAACACCTGCTGAATAGGTTGATCGGATGTCCTATGCATTGTGTCCATATCCCTACTTGCGCTATATTTGCCAGCATCCAGCCATTCAAAATAATTGCTCACGAGCCCGTCCAGTTTAACAGATAAAAATCTTTTTGGATATGAATATGGTTTTCGATGAGCCATCCTAGAAATAGGAACATCCAATATCCTTGGAGTATACACATTAAATAATTTATATACGTTTTTCAGGTGCAATCTAAACAAACTGTCAAATTCATCTTTATAATGGGTAAAATGATCGTCACCAAACCACCAAAACCAATCGCTGCCTTCCGCTATGAATATTTCTTCCCACGCCTTACTCATAATAATATTCGGCGACAAAAGGGTTTTCCCTTCTGTTTGATTTACGAGAAAAGACCGCGTGTCTTCTATTAATTCCCATGCTGCATTCTTTTCTTCATGCCCAATCCATGTTGCCAGATTATGTCCAATCCACGAACCAGGACTAATATGCTGCAATGTTTGCTCTGGGGGATACTCTTCCAAATAATCCCTAATACGGACACATTCCAGATCACTATCGTCGCTAATTGCACGATACAGTCTTCGTAAGAAATCTACACCACTGTCAGGATAATGTTCCCAGGCATTCTCTCCGTCCAATATAATCGTCACAAGGAGAGGTTTCCCATTGTTGTTATACTTCTTCAAGCTATTTATCCTGTTTATGAAATCAGACACCGCAAAATCGGCATGATATTTTGAATATTGAAATCCGATTAAATCTGAAAGAGCATGGTCACGAAACACCATGTTTATAGTATTATTTTTTATATTGATCCGGTAAGGTTTATATAATAACTCAGGCACAACAACCTCCCCGCACCTGTTTCTCAATACTTTATTACCCAGAGAACAAGCCAGTATCTCTTCGTCTGATGCTAACCAATGGAACCCTGCCTGAGTCAAAATGGGAATAATATCATCACTAACAGCGCCTTCGGAAGGCCACATTCCATGTGGTTTTTGTTCAAAATATTTTTCGTAAGTTTGAACGGCTCTTTCTACCTGTATTTTTGCATCTTCAATTGCCAACAATCTTTTTTTTGGTAAAGGCAGTTTCGGTAAAATAACTTTTGCGGCTTCTTGATTACACAATAAAGGTAAAATTGGATGATAATAGGGAGAGGTAGTAACCTCTATCTGTTTCAAATCTTGTAATCGTTTATGAAGCGGAATAATTTGTCTTATTACATCTGTTTGTTTTGATAGAACTATTTCCTTATCTTCATTTGTAAACCCTTCGCCCTTTTTTACTAATTCTGATAACGAAGGGTCTTTTTGAATTACTAACGGATTATACCACGTGAGGTTTGCCCACACCTGTAAATCCTGAAAATCCTCGTTAGAAAAAACACTGACTACATCTCGTGCCAATTTCTTTCTGAAATTCCTCTTCTTCAATAATTCTTTATACCTCGGATAAATATCGATCATGTTTTGATGATTCGCAGAGAAGAAATTATCCAATATATAAAGTTTATTTTCCTGGTTTAAATCCTCTGCTGGTATTTTTGTTAATTTCCAAAACTGGTCATTGGCACGATTCTCCTCATAATCCTTAAGTTGCTCCAGCAGGCAGGGCACATAATTAAACGTTTGACGTATTCTGGGAAAATCTTCTAGTAATAACGCCATACCGATATAGTCTTTTATCCCATGCAGTCTCACCCATGGCATCGAGTACTCGCCGGTTAAATTGTCTTTATAATAAGGTTGGTGTTGATGCCAATAAAATGCTATCTTGATCATTATTATTCAAGCGTTTTAGGAAGCTTTTTTAGTGTTTCTTTGGGATGTTTAATCTTTTTCCAATATTCTGCAAATTGAAATTTTGGACTGTGTTCGCTATCATGACAAATCACACAATTTCTTTCACCTGTTGAACCGTAGTTATCATTTACACTTTTTATATGTTTACTTCCAGCACCATGACAGCTTTCGCAACCCACATCTGTTAAGTTTTGATTTTTTTCGTAATTTAAAAATCCAGAAATATCCCCGTAGCCGACCGTATGACACGTAATGCATTCAGGGTCGTATTGATGGCCAACACCAACCAGGGTATTGTATGAGGTACCGTGAGCTGTTTTGTGCCAGTGATCGTATATTATCTTGTGGCATATTCCACAGGCAAAACTGCCCACATAGGATAACCCCTCTGGAAGAGGTGCCTGTGGCGCCTTACTTAATAAATCTTCATCTACCAGTATTTGCTGATATTCCTTCAGTAATAAAATCATTTCTTTTGAATCTTTGTAAGTATGGCCCAATGGAATAACCTCAACGGACTTTCTTTCTACAACTTTCTTATTTATTGAATACTGCGCAACTCCAATATGCTTTCCACCCATCCCGGGAGAAATAACTGGAGTATTATTAACATATATTGCATCCCCTGGTTCATCGCTATTGTGCCCACTTATAATTAATCCTATTTCTGGAAAGAATTTCGCGATCTCAACAGATTCTTCCAGCGATGCATGGGAAAGTAATACTAAAAGATTTGCCTTACCATGCAACTGTTTAACCAGAGGGCTTAGTGCCTTTACTGGCTCAGATACATTCACATAATCCAACGCATACGTGCTGACGAGGGATTTAGAAAGGATACCGAAAAAGGCAATTTTGAAAAAATGCCCGGAATCAAAACATTCCTTTATGATATATTGGTTGATTTTTATCGGAAATGGAGTAACAATTTTTACGTTGCTTGAAAGAAATTTTACTGTATTCGTTTGGGATAAAAAACTAAGTATTCGTGGACTAATTCCAATATCCTTTTCTCCAAGGTTATGCAATACATACCCCATTTCTCCCATTGCACGGCACAGAATTTCCAGTTTAATCTCATCCTGTCTACTATAACCCCCTGTAAGATCGCCTAAACTTACTGGCAAAACAATGTTCTTTTGTTTTCGAAAGAAATCTATAAACGAATATCTTCTAGAAATTCCCCCAAGTTGACCCTCATAGCAACCGCACGGTTCAAGACTCCCCAACTCCTCCCCGGAAAATAATATTGATACTTTCTCCGGAAAAGCATGGATCGAAATAGGTAGAAACATAATGAAAATGAAAAAAGCAATGAAACATCCAAGGTGCATCTTCATAAAGAACTGATACTTAATTACCCCCTTACTTCTCCATTGATAGGGATAGTAATAACCGGTTGAATAGCACTGTTTGTGTATATCCTTAAACTACTTGTGATTTTCCCGGCCATTATATCTTTACCCAGCTTAATGTCTATTTTCTTAGTACTATTATTTAAGTCAGACACTGCATAATTTACTAGACCTGGATCAGCTTCAATCTTTTCTATTTTCACATCTTTGTTCACAAAATTAACGATAACCGTTCTTTCTGTATCTTGATTTTTTTTAACACTACCAAAAGTTACTATTTCCGGATAAAAAGTAACATCCCCAACAACCTCTCCGGAAAACGGGATATCTATCCTTTCCTGTCTGTTGCTAGTTGTATAGAAAAATACAATTCCATTAAATTTGCCAATGAAATCATATTTTTCAATAGAAACTTGATAACTATGGACATTGTTATCTGCTGTTTTATTTTGTGTGAGTGTAATATATGGATTAGGTGACTCTACCTTCTTTACTTCAATTTTCAATTCAGGTATTGTTTTTATCTCTATATTCCTGGTACAAGAATCACCTTTTCTTATGATACCAAAATTAATTTGCTTTGGGCTAACACGGACTTCTTCAATTATTTCTCCGGTGATCGTTAATTTATATGTTGAATTTTTAGGATCATTTGAGTTCACCGTAACTGATTTCGTTACCCTGCCAACAAAACGGCCTGGATTAAATTTAATCTGTACCTCTCCTTCTTCGCCTGTGAGCAAATTACTCTTAGATACCAATGCGGCAGTACATCCACATGATGATTTAACACTGG encodes:
- a CDS encoding tetratricopeptide repeat protein, with product MKRLYLIILFCGTLPYFVLVSFIYAGASTTKALTKKCPTCNKLFSEKTKFCGDDGTQLVDIPMKMICPECKKEGAQGEKFCKEHGKKLVPFTEPPSIQEADALKQKKDLAKKHYKEGNDYCDAESYDLAIEAYKKAEEAFPDFPALHYNMGWLYSKLGNAEQAIYHLQKYIVLAPDASDITEVQSYVVVLKNAVEKGKQVMDTFKNRDEIMKKALIEQKQKYGSVVVPEGEFIMGTNDAREDAYPEHKVYLDAFEIDRYEVTNAQYWEFLDYMKKTNDHSKCFKGEPSGKDHTPRFWDNEYYNVPDYPVVRIDWYDAYAYAAWAGKRLPTEAEWEKAARGLDGRKFPWGNEWDPARCNLSGEPKPVGSVENGKSVYGCYDMAGSVYEWCADWYLDTYYAESPHKNPKGPDTGLRRIIRGGSRFSQPFQVRTNTRKSEQPNLFNLSVGFRCAKDVKKK
- a CDS encoding response regulator, producing MKTILVVEDDKNQLLLYKHELSLEGYNIITAKDGLEAIIKVREQLPDLIVMDINMPKMNGIEAMGKILNEHRKIPIIINTAYSSYKDDFMSWAADAYIIKSSDLKELKDKIKELIRKQQNQRQPE
- a CDS encoding PAS domain-containing protein — translated: MRIFGICYNQKDDKKTCKCTYEMSHVKYEEWIMVLPHILKDKFDNVVNDLVDALDAGLSVMDKDLNIVWANKTLSKMLNLRDDPVGKNCREIYKCECKETKYCSVLKTLSSGKKQFSEIQLITEKGERKYVKNISLPIRNENGSIIQLLKLSIDTTEQEEKIHRLSLLRKLAELMQGPLQTDRLLHLILTCVTAGTALGFNRARLFLVDKERDIVYGKMAVGPSSWEEANKIWSEIASKYEKLEDLIKVSEDHYREDTPLHMITRLMAYSLADEKEIIVSCVKTKKPILEKDAFHNPKSNKKFVSMINANEFVCVPLVVKDEAIGVICADNVYSHKPITEEQVELLSIFANRAALAIANAEAYEKLEEKIQQLKDTQERLIRSERLAVIGNMAAYIAHEIRNPLVTVGGFARAILRDSINNKQTRQNIEIIVEEVGRLEKILANIMDFSKPVEQAPVKVLTQINEILENTCSLMDPYFKNNRIQLIKKLDTTIPKINIDPTQIKQVFLNLIKNAVESMTDGGTLIIETMVENEYVKINISDTGGGMTIEAMQNIFMPFFTTKVDGTGVGLAVSRKIVEDHQGYIKMKSSLHEGTTFSVFLPVKKTSAFFKEGE
- the galT gene encoding galactose-1-phosphate uridylyltransferase: MPELRKDPVSGRWVIIATERAMRPTDFKSEPQSIRGGFCPFCEGNEDKTPPEIMAYRERGTQSNTKGWRVRVVPNKFPALKIEGNLNKHGEGIYDSMNGIGAHEVIIESPKHVTSLTELDNKQVEEMLWTYRDRLVDLKKDKRFIYGLLFKNVGTAAGATLEHSHSQLIVTPIVPISVMHEMNGCEEFYKYRGRCLLCDMVQQELSTGTRIVLEGDTFVAFAPYASRFPFETWILSKIHSSHFENLQKLEIEELAQVLRAVLLKLEASLEFPPYNYIVHTTPFIFGEIEHYHWHIEIIPRLTRVAGFEWGSGFYINTVTPEHAAEFLRNVNIEKKAVVVQS
- a CDS encoding alpha-amylase/alpha-mannosidase, with the translated sequence MIKIAFYWHQHQPYYKDNLTGEYSMPWVRLHGIKDYIGMALLLEDFPRIRQTFNYVPCLLEQLKDYEENRANDQFWKLTKIPAEDLNQENKLYILDNFFSANHQNMIDIYPRYKELLKKRNFRKKLARDVVSVFSNEDFQDLQVWANLTWYNPLVIQKDPSLSELVKKGEGFTNEDKEIVLSKQTDVIRQIIPLHKRLQDLKQIEVTTSPYYHPILPLLCNQEAAKVILPKLPLPKKRLLAIEDAKIQVERAVQTYEKYFEQKPHGMWPSEGAVSDDIIPILTQAGFHWLASDEEILACSLGNKVLRNRCGEVVVPELLYKPYRINIKNNTINMVFRDHALSDLIGFQYSKYHADFAVSDFINRINSLKKYNNNGKPLLVTIILDGENAWEHYPDSGVDFLRRLYRAISDDSDLECVRIRDYLEEYPPEQTLQHISPGSWIGHNLATWIGHEEKNAAWELIEDTRSFLVNQTEGKTLLSPNIIMSKAWEEIFIAEGSDWFWWFGDDHFTHYKDEFDSLFRLHLKNVYKLFNVYTPRILDVPISRMAHRKPYSYPKRFLSVKLDGLVSNYFEWLDAGKYSASRDMDTMHRTSDQPIQQVFFGFDIDTLFIRVDFHEDLFSQYINKGRLVITFVQPEELQLYTSFFADKPLRFKIKNKSHTYERKDFCSISLNKIIELSCPFVDLGLFPGIDVEFFIELVKEDEVTQRMPLRTVFCFSVPSKDFERMMWQV
- a CDS encoding DUF1573 domain-containing protein yields the protein MKKMKMCLIIVQLLFMSITCCNALMADIIDNEKILKKPKIVFEEKIYDFGKIYMGEIVKHGFKFKNLGSDELIVTSVKSSCGCTAALVSKSNLLTGEEGEVQIKFNPGRFVGRVTKSVTVNSNDPKNSTYKLTITGEIIEEVRVSPKQINFGIIRKGDSCTRNIEIKTIPELKIEVKKVESPNPYITLTQNKTADNNVHSYQVSIEKYDFIGKFNGIVFFYTTSNRQERIDIPFSGEVVGDVTFYPEIVTFGSVKKNQDTERTVIVNFVNKDVKIEKIEADPGLVNYAVSDLNNSTKKIDIKLGKDIMAGKITSSLRIYTNSAIQPVITIPINGEVRG